The following proteins are co-located in the Fluviispira sanaruensis genome:
- the mobF gene encoding MobF family relaxase, whose amino-acid sequence MLSIENVSLSMGRSYYKKDNYYTNEKSAEFSQWYGKSAVELGLEGKVDFKQFDNLLFGYSADGKKALATNAIDPKKYEEPSLTKKDKGILEFSLIKIAEKYELEREAQEKLLKITNHYTRFPTKLKKKDFNECMNSFKNVLKSSNLKGIKREEFLELSSQLLERVTRPVERRGGYDLTFNAPKSVSIVALVHKDKEVLQAHRDAVLKVLDVIENDYAKTRVGDNVKREIENAKKLIIATFEHDMSREIDPHLHTHCVIFNLINRGDGEWRALHADDYRNYSKYLGMIYQNELAYKVQNIGYEIEVNTNGTFEIKGIPNDLKQHFSKRRNQMVNELGVTDQKSARELVKFERAKKNEKIDHAAEAKRWAFEESIFEYNRNLKGKTIDKDLIYTEEYRKEKLNESVTDAFSQTSDRQVLFSIENAKMTHIQNNYGKYQYDELMSPLNNRIEKDLIAVQVLNGVKYLTKESLEIEENTAKILQKEGFYESISEKKKINELFEDKNKFNLDSKNSIIESVKNILEHQSHNKKDEILKLLESSIREDKRLSSEEIHELIEEITDINNLSNLKKSERNVVLTEIIVNVTKASGFNKGQRNAIEETLLSNDRSLIWEGVAGAGKTYALKTVIDEAIKFGYEVRGFAQNGDAASILSNETGVQAQTIDSLVLSKLNNEGTQQNNKKLWIIDESGLINAKLGYELVKRADAENARMIIVGGISQLSAPSAGHFLKFVSRYTNIKTVRLDESVRQKNRDLAQGVKYLNAFDLQKLDSAYYKNTAKELAQKAVFHFKSSIEEFKTEEGRIHNAVKYFLSLSESEMNKSLIVAKTHNSINEITKGIREGLKQRGYLKNEIEAKSYVPVSVSKKQLKYALNYEIGNVVVTENPNTVLKANESYLIKDRDTINNTISLEDKNGNSFVVKPEQVKDIFQFRAQNISIAENDWMSWRKNSKERGRLNKQMFKITEINEESRTAKIKYERGTEDTIYLDSLNFMSHSWAVTFNASQGATKKNTIGLVESYCGHEEVYTVFTRSTHTLKIFAESKEAIEKSLLKSKSNMTATEIIKEQKEKKYIQNSKKMDFYDKYQRNLVLAKDDKNMIFSIAAPSDLSALYFTSSKDIREKIIGIHEGALKETIDKFTTFLRMEGQFNFQMQTKDTIFQEHNNLSEIQYIHTDLELKNISLKDKTEVSINQFVFIENQKILKNMYELILSEKLEKELKLNLTNDSGILRIKERNDHVHASFSEHFERNILKIKSDKFLSPMELKKYLETAPNSIGEKEEILKFSHIVTDVPNSIDKEVKTKISDNEIIQNALFKSSHDLQIFDETTLYQSILEEAKGNVELSKIDSLMGKLLIHEDLKFLTYDRFGKMLFCYKKLDNEEANILKHSVLRKNENESVLSFERVKRRIENKNLNEIQAAALVHFTCDQGGVKFLSDISYDDLNVVLNHTRDLYENSGYKVIHSYAGHINGFKLNERNELHVRKLVESIEEKRTHLTKDTVIVLKDLGKNISSTSSKLFELAEKSGSKVICIANDNDFIDKDAKRFLKDLKRTSGVNLKARFKGYLKQKSVYEKYEIKLNAESEMSNKTDIKIVHENEVSNEQTDNSLVISTPTVENAIPNEFYFENEEGISSNFEMPPLDLLDNLSFEDRNLENENNINNTDIEREKLFDVMEKVQKFYIENLFSEKGKEALQYLIDRGFTIEEIKEYKFGLSNTYGLEQFAKKNGISKEDLLKLSLLSLNQNKSTYDFYRNRIMIPINNGDGKCVGFGGRIYRKIEIEKGISKYVNPRNTEIFDKSATLFGLDKAKDSIKETGEAIIVEGYLDQIALHKAGIKNVVAVLGTALTKEHINELKNYTSEVTLLFDGDKAGIAAAKRSYFLAEGNGIDLSYTSISTKDPDEYLRTNSPEDLKIELKENKVPLDHFVSFSYAEEEHDFVNVKNWKAEVLPKIMLIKDSVKRNMALKTASQALNVNISQLVGVNQLKYIPDYYLSDSDKDLKKGEKYLNNNKKIFDNSKTSKARVEDIILNSELRDAVLFEMKARFNRDNFTEEEINEFISNNKDIVESLSIIVKYNIEFARNYLNKDETNILSNIDLYKDFKMQFNDKSPQEVNSYFLRKSEELANQSGMVNSHFSIFERLREELGNVLKENYTEIFSMNNAQREFEMYKFVNDKISSISEIHKDKSLDFKKEEIDKDININNFEEYLTKNRLEKAFEYEEMKKLSLNSQINNLEKSDIEVFKIFDKIKNISYYLKEKSIEETAEFISNIKIDKNLSTQDNIKNIEDRYNDASKFIDNNKGEVIKLLNSKLSKYQSEADSKKNQEMERGQIKINEHLNLRISNKEFEKSVKDIIYNRVGDKEKVDEIFKDVRKILMKESKFVMRGSENEFESYFSIVGKNDSKFVEKIVDDLNITSKKNIHYNSIINEEKTDKIILKTENVVVQKLPSNENIQKGAHNQVNAIDILCKKIGLDSAIGSGNTDNKNFNHKILSDDYQFNKSFSEDISKTVFHESISISSFVRTDYEKMKGNSKEIKRERQQNISIDL is encoded by the coding sequence ATGCTTTCAATTGAAAATGTTTCACTTAGTATGGGCAGAAGCTACTATAAAAAAGATAACTATTATACCAACGAAAAATCGGCTGAATTTTCGCAATGGTATGGAAAATCAGCAGTTGAATTAGGGTTAGAAGGTAAAGTCGATTTTAAGCAATTCGATAACTTACTATTTGGCTATTCAGCTGACGGAAAAAAAGCATTAGCAACCAATGCCATTGATCCTAAAAAATATGAGGAACCCTCTTTAACAAAAAAAGATAAGGGGATTCTTGAGTTTAGTCTTATTAAAATAGCTGAAAAATATGAGCTTGAGCGTGAAGCTCAGGAAAAATTACTTAAAATAACAAATCATTATACAAGATTTCCGACAAAACTAAAGAAAAAAGATTTTAATGAGTGCATGAATTCCTTCAAAAATGTTCTTAAATCTTCAAATTTAAAAGGGATAAAAAGAGAGGAGTTTTTAGAGCTAAGTTCACAGCTACTAGAGAGAGTGACGAGACCTGTAGAAAGAAGAGGAGGTTACGATCTCACATTTAATGCCCCAAAATCAGTTTCAATTGTAGCGCTCGTACACAAAGATAAGGAAGTGCTACAAGCTCATCGGGATGCTGTTTTAAAAGTTTTAGATGTTATTGAAAATGATTATGCTAAAACTCGCGTTGGCGATAATGTTAAAAGAGAAATTGAAAATGCAAAAAAACTTATTATAGCAACATTTGAACATGATATGAGTAGAGAAATTGATCCACATCTTCATACACATTGCGTGATTTTTAATTTAATTAACCGCGGTGATGGAGAGTGGCGAGCGCTTCATGCGGATGACTATCGTAATTATTCCAAATATCTTGGTATGATTTATCAAAATGAACTCGCGTATAAAGTACAAAATATTGGCTATGAGATTGAAGTAAATACTAACGGAACGTTTGAAATAAAAGGGATTCCAAATGATTTGAAGCAGCACTTCTCTAAGCGTAGAAATCAGATGGTAAATGAGCTAGGAGTAACTGATCAAAAATCAGCAAGGGAGCTCGTTAAATTTGAACGTGCTAAAAAGAATGAAAAGATTGACCATGCAGCAGAAGCTAAAAGGTGGGCATTTGAAGAATCTATTTTTGAATACAATCGAAATTTAAAAGGGAAAACTATAGATAAAGATTTGATATATACTGAAGAGTATAGAAAAGAAAAATTAAATGAATCAGTCACTGACGCATTTAGCCAAACAAGTGATAGACAAGTTCTTTTTAGTATTGAAAATGCAAAAATGACGCATATTCAGAACAACTACGGTAAATATCAATATGACGAGTTAATGAGCCCTCTCAATAATCGGATTGAGAAAGATTTGATTGCTGTTCAAGTTTTAAATGGAGTGAAATACTTAACAAAAGAATCCTTAGAAATTGAAGAAAATACTGCTAAAATATTACAGAAAGAAGGCTTTTATGAAAGTATATCAGAGAAGAAAAAGATAAATGAGTTATTTGAAGATAAAAATAAATTTAATCTAGACAGTAAAAATTCAATTATTGAGAGTGTAAAAAATATTTTAGAACATCAATCTCACAATAAAAAAGATGAAATTTTAAAATTATTAGAAAGTAGTATTAGAGAAGATAAAAGACTCTCATCTGAAGAAATACATGAGTTGATAGAAGAAATAACAGATATAAATAACCTATCAAATTTAAAGAAGAGTGAGAGAAATGTTGTATTAACTGAAATTATTGTCAATGTAACTAAGGCTTCAGGTTTTAATAAAGGGCAAAGAAATGCAATTGAAGAAACCTTGTTATCAAATGATAGAAGTTTAATTTGGGAGGGTGTTGCTGGCGCTGGTAAGACTTATGCTTTGAAAACAGTTATTGATGAAGCTATAAAATTTGGATATGAAGTTCGCGGTTTTGCTCAAAATGGGGATGCTGCCTCAATTTTATCAAATGAAACAGGTGTTCAAGCTCAGACAATTGATAGTCTTGTGCTTTCAAAATTAAATAACGAAGGCACACAACAAAATAATAAAAAACTTTGGATAATAGATGAGTCAGGATTAATCAATGCAAAATTAGGATATGAGCTCGTTAAAAGAGCTGACGCAGAAAATGCGAGAATGATTATTGTCGGGGGAATTTCGCAGCTTTCTGCTCCATCTGCTGGGCATTTTTTAAAGTTTGTGAGTCGATATACAAACATTAAAACAGTTAGATTAGACGAATCAGTTAGACAAAAGAATAGAGATCTTGCTCAAGGAGTGAAGTATTTAAACGCATTTGATCTGCAAAAACTTGACTCTGCTTATTATAAAAACACGGCAAAAGAATTAGCACAAAAGGCTGTATTTCATTTTAAAAGCTCAATTGAAGAGTTTAAAACAGAGGAAGGCAGAATTCATAATGCTGTAAAATATTTTCTTTCATTAAGTGAAAGCGAAATGAACAAGTCGCTGATAGTCGCTAAAACACACAATTCTATCAATGAAATAACAAAAGGAATTCGAGAAGGACTTAAGCAAAGAGGATACTTAAAAAATGAAATTGAAGCTAAGTCCTACGTTCCTGTTTCTGTAAGCAAAAAGCAATTAAAATATGCTTTAAATTATGAAATAGGCAACGTTGTTGTGACTGAAAATCCTAATACAGTTTTAAAAGCAAATGAAAGTTATCTCATTAAAGATAGGGACACAATAAATAACACCATTTCACTTGAGGACAAAAACGGCAATAGTTTTGTAGTTAAACCAGAGCAGGTAAAAGATATTTTTCAATTTAGGGCACAAAATATATCAATTGCTGAAAATGATTGGATGAGTTGGAGAAAAAATAGCAAAGAACGGGGACGTTTAAATAAACAAATGTTTAAGATTACAGAAATAAATGAGGAATCAAGAACTGCAAAAATAAAATACGAAAGGGGAACAGAAGACACAATCTACTTAGACAGCTTAAATTTTATGTCGCATTCATGGGCCGTGACATTTAATGCAAGCCAAGGAGCGACAAAGAAAAATACGATTGGCTTAGTCGAAAGTTATTGTGGTCATGAAGAAGTATATACCGTATTTACACGTTCAACTCACACATTAAAAATATTTGCAGAGTCTAAAGAAGCTATTGAAAAATCATTATTAAAAAGTAAATCCAATATGACAGCAACAGAAATAATAAAGGAGCAAAAAGAGAAGAAATACATACAAAATAGCAAGAAAATGGATTTTTATGATAAATATCAAAGAAACCTTGTTCTTGCTAAAGATGATAAAAATATGATTTTTTCTATTGCAGCACCAAGTGATTTATCCGCTTTGTATTTTACATCCAGTAAAGATATTAGGGAAAAAATTATAGGTATTCATGAAGGTGCTTTAAAGGAAACAATAGATAAATTTACAACATTTTTGAGAATGGAAGGACAGTTCAACTTTCAGATGCAGACCAAGGATACTATTTTTCAAGAGCATAATAATTTGTCTGAAATTCAATATATTCATACAGATTTAGAGCTTAAAAATATTTCTTTGAAAGATAAAACGGAAGTAAGTATAAATCAATTTGTATTTATTGAAAATCAAAAAATATTAAAAAATATGTATGAATTGATTCTGTCTGAAAAATTAGAGAAGGAGCTTAAGCTAAATCTTACAAATGATTCAGGGATTTTGAGAATTAAAGAGAGAAACGATCATGTGCATGCCTCTTTCTCTGAGCATTTTGAAAGAAATATTTTGAAAATAAAATCTGATAAGTTCTTATCCCCTATGGAATTAAAGAAGTATTTAGAAACAGCGCCGAATTCAATTGGGGAGAAGGAAGAAATTTTAAAGTTTTCTCATATTGTTACAGATGTTCCTAATAGCATTGATAAAGAAGTAAAAACTAAAATTTCAGATAATGAAATTATACAAAATGCTCTTTTTAAGAGTTCACATGATTTGCAGATATTCGATGAGACTACTCTCTATCAATCCATTCTTGAAGAGGCCAAAGGGAACGTAGAATTATCGAAAATTGATTCACTCATGGGGAAGTTATTAATTCATGAAGACCTAAAATTTCTCACATACGATCGTTTTGGCAAGATGCTTTTTTGCTATAAAAAATTAGATAATGAAGAGGCAAATATACTGAAACATTCAGTTTTAAGAAAGAATGAAAATGAAAGTGTCTTAAGCTTTGAAAGAGTGAAAAGGAGAATTGAGAACAAAAATTTGAATGAAATCCAAGCAGCAGCACTTGTGCATTTTACATGCGATCAAGGAGGGGTAAAGTTCTTATCAGATATTTCATATGACGATCTTAATGTAGTTTTAAATCACACACGCGATCTGTATGAGAATAGTGGATATAAAGTGATTCACAGTTATGCGGGTCATATAAATGGATTTAAATTAAATGAAAGAAATGAGCTTCATGTTAGAAAATTAGTAGAAAGTATTGAAGAAAAGAGGACTCATCTTACAAAAGATACTGTCATAGTCTTAAAGGATCTCGGTAAAAATATTTCTAGTACATCCTCAAAATTGTTTGAACTTGCGGAAAAATCTGGTTCAAAAGTGATTTGTATAGCAAACGATAATGATTTTATCGATAAAGATGCAAAACGATTCTTAAAGGATTTAAAGCGGACTTCAGGTGTAAATTTAAAGGCAAGATTTAAAGGATATTTAAAGCAAAAATCTGTTTATGAAAAGTATGAAATCAAGCTTAATGCTGAAAGTGAAATGAGTAATAAAACGGATATTAAAATTGTTCATGAGAATGAAGTATCGAATGAGCAAACAGATAATTCTTTAGTTATATCTACACCTACGGTTGAGAATGCAATCCCAAATGAATTCTATTTTGAAAATGAAGAAGGCATTTCAAGTAATTTTGAAATGCCTCCACTTGATTTATTAGACAATTTGTCATTTGAAGATAGGAATTTAGAAAATGAAAATAACATAAATAATACAGATATTGAACGAGAAAAACTTTTTGATGTGATGGAAAAGGTACAAAAATTTTACATTGAAAATCTATTTTCTGAAAAAGGGAAGGAGGCTTTACAGTATCTTATTGATAGAGGGTTTACGATTGAGGAGATTAAAGAATACAAATTTGGTCTTTCAAATACATATGGTCTAGAGCAGTTTGCAAAGAAGAATGGTATTTCTAAAGAAGATTTATTAAAACTTTCACTGTTATCGCTAAATCAAAACAAATCAACATATGATTTTTACCGCAATAGAATTATGATTCCGATAAATAATGGTGATGGTAAATGTGTAGGATTTGGTGGACGTATTTATAGAAAAATTGAAATTGAAAAGGGGATTTCTAAATACGTAAACCCAAGAAATACAGAAATATTTGATAAATCAGCAACTCTATTTGGTCTAGATAAAGCTAAAGATTCTATTAAAGAAACTGGCGAGGCTATAATCGTAGAGGGTTACCTTGACCAAATTGCGCTGCATAAAGCTGGAATTAAAAATGTAGTTGCAGTTCTTGGAACCGCTTTAACTAAAGAGCATATCAATGAATTAAAAAACTATACGAGTGAAGTGACGCTGTTATTTGATGGAGATAAAGCAGGAATTGCAGCAGCTAAAAGGAGTTATTTCTTAGCTGAAGGGAATGGTATTGATTTGTCATATACAAGCATTTCTACAAAAGATCCAGATGAGTACCTAAGAACTAATAGTCCAGAAGATTTAAAAATTGAACTTAAAGAAAACAAGGTGCCTTTGGATCATTTTGTCTCTTTTAGTTATGCCGAGGAAGAACATGATTTTGTAAATGTAAAGAACTGGAAAGCTGAAGTTTTGCCAAAAATTATGCTTATTAAAGACTCTGTTAAAAGAAATATGGCATTGAAAACAGCTTCTCAAGCTTTAAATGTCAATATCTCTCAACTTGTAGGAGTAAATCAATTAAAATATATCCCTGATTATTATTTGAGTGATAGTGATAAGGATTTGAAAAAAGGGGAAAAATATTTAAATAATAATAAGAAAATATTTGATAATAGCAAGACTTCAAAAGCAAGAGTTGAAGATATTATCTTAAATTCTGAGTTGAGGGATGCTGTATTATTTGAAATGAAAGCTAGATTTAATAGAGATAATTTCACAGAGGAAGAAATTAATGAGTTCATTTCAAACAACAAGGATATTGTAGAGTCATTATCAATCATTGTTAAATATAATATTGAATTTGCAAGAAATTATCTTAACAAAGATGAGACAAATATTTTGAGTAATATTGATTTATATAAAGACTTTAAAATGCAATTTAATGATAAAAGTCCACAAGAGGTAAATTCTTATTTTTTAAGAAAATCCGAAGAATTAGCAAATCAAAGTGGAATGGTTAATAGTCATTTTAGTATTTTTGAAAGATTAAGAGAAGAATTAGGAAATGTTTTAAAGGAAAACTATACTGAAATATTTTCTATGAATAATGCTCAGCGTGAATTTGAAATGTACAAATTCGTTAATGATAAAATATCAAGCATTTCAGAAATACATAAAGATAAATCTTTAGACTTTAAGAAAGAGGAAATTGATAAAGATATTAATATAAACAATTTTGAAGAATATTTGACTAAAAATAGACTCGAAAAGGCGTTTGAATATGAAGAAATGAAAAAGTTAAGTTTAAACTCACAGATTAATAATTTAGAAAAAAGTGATATTGAAGTGTTTAAAATATTTGATAAAATAAAAAATATTTCTTATTATCTGAAAGAGAAATCTATAGAAGAAACGGCAGAGTTTATTTCTAATATTAAAATTGATAAAAATTTATCTACTCAAGATAATATTAAAAATATTGAAGATAGATATAATGATGCGTCGAAGTTTATTGATAATAATAAAGGAGAGGTGATTAAACTGCTAAATAGTAAATTATCTAAATATCAATCTGAAGCTGATTCGAAGAAAAATCAAGAGATGGAAAGGGGGCAGATTAAAATTAATGAACATTTGAATCTTAGAATAAGCAATAAAGAATTTGAAAAGTCAGTTAAAGATATCATATATAATAGAGTTGGCGATAAGGAAAAAGTAGATGAAATCTTTAAAGATGTGAGAAAAATATTGATGAAAGAGTCAAAGTTTGTAATGCGAGGAAGTGAGAACGAATTTGAATCTTATTTTTCGATAGTAGGTAAAAATGACTCTAAATTTGTTGAAAAAATCGTAGATGACCTTAATATTACAAGCAAGAAAAATATACATTATAATTCAATTATAAATGAAGAAAAAACCGATAAAATAATTTTAAAAACCGAAAATGTTGTAGTCCAGAAATTACCTAGCAATGAAAATATTCAAAAAGGTGCACATAATCAGGTTAATGCTATTGATATTTTATGTAAAAAAATTGGGCTAGATAGTGCAATCGGTTCAGGTAATACAGATAATAAAAATTTTAATCATAAAATTTTATCTGATGATTATCAATTTAACAAGTCATTTTCAGAAGATATTTCAAAAACAGTATTTCATGAATCAATAAGTATTTCTTCATTTGTTAGAACGGATTATGAAAAAATGAAAGGAAATAGTAAAGAAATTAAAAGAGAAAGACAACAAAATATTTCTATTGATCTTTGA
- a CDS encoding UvrD-helicase domain-containing protein: MKPTLEQEEIVNFIKKQTGNLKISAFAGTGKTSTLKLIAYDNPEKSFLYLAYNKDIQLAAVKSFPKNVLCTTYHALARRAMQIDNSRFKDKLNIKVRQSEIINLLGLKNLKKYNPYLIISLLKKTVSRFKTSSDKSINMNHIDLEGISDLTLIPSEQEELCKFILDKSLKLWFFEVDINSDVPIDHDTYVKMWQLSGAIIDVDFILFDEAQDANPVVLDIVQSQNCRKIFVGDVHQKIYAWRGAVNAMNEIDADELYLTQSFRFGTKVADIANKVLSMKGEKRRLYGFEQIESKIDNIDESKPFTCVCRTNAEVFLQAIYYASRGKKISICGGVGDFLIRCRSAYYLYTGKNNLILYNEYKKFYSWDDFVEKARFDAESNSICKIIKKYGHGILHYLEKFESSLSKGNEFDVLLCTAHKSKGLEWDQVLIGEDFNFKEDDELNLIYVACTRAKNILKLSEKFIKNISV, translated from the coding sequence ATGAAGCCAACCCTTGAGCAAGAAGAAATTGTTAATTTCATAAAGAAACAGACAGGTAATCTAAAAATATCGGCTTTTGCTGGAACTGGAAAAACAAGCACATTAAAACTCATAGCATATGATAATCCAGAGAAAAGTTTTCTGTATCTCGCTTATAATAAAGATATTCAATTAGCGGCAGTTAAATCTTTCCCTAAAAACGTTTTATGTACCACGTATCATGCATTAGCAAGGAGGGCAATGCAGATAGATAATTCAAGATTTAAGGACAAATTGAATATAAAAGTAAGGCAATCTGAAATTATTAATTTATTAGGGCTTAAAAATCTTAAAAAGTATAACCCTTACTTAATTATCTCTCTCTTAAAAAAAACTGTTTCCCGTTTCAAGACATCAAGCGATAAAAGCATAAATATGAATCATATCGATTTAGAGGGAATTTCCGATTTAACATTAATTCCTTCAGAACAAGAGGAACTCTGCAAATTTATTCTAGATAAGTCATTAAAGCTTTGGTTTTTTGAGGTTGATATAAACTCAGATGTTCCTATCGATCATGATACATATGTTAAAATGTGGCAATTATCTGGAGCAATTATAGATGTTGATTTTATTCTTTTTGATGAAGCGCAGGATGCAAATCCTGTTGTACTTGACATTGTTCAATCGCAAAATTGCAGAAAAATATTCGTAGGTGATGTTCATCAAAAAATTTACGCCTGGCGTGGAGCCGTAAATGCGATGAATGAGATAGATGCCGACGAACTTTACTTAACCCAAAGTTTTCGTTTTGGAACAAAAGTAGCCGATATTGCAAATAAAGTTTTATCTATGAAAGGAGAAAAAAGAAGATTGTATGGTTTTGAACAAATCGAATCAAAAATCGATAATATTGATGAGTCAAAACCATTTACCTGTGTATGCAGGACCAATGCAGAAGTTTTTTTGCAAGCAATATATTACGCCAGTCGAGGTAAAAAAATATCAATATGTGGGGGTGTGGGTGACTTTTTAATTCGTTGCAGGTCCGCATATTATTTATATACAGGTAAAAATAATCTTATTTTATATAATGAATATAAAAAATTTTATTCCTGGGATGATTTTGTAGAAAAAGCCCGTTTTGATGCGGAGTCAAATTCAATTTGTAAGATTATTAAAAAATATGGTCATGGTATTCTTCATTATCTTGAAAAATTTGAATCATCTCTCTCTAAAGGGAATGAGTTCGATGTATTACTTTGTACAGCTCATAAAAGTAAAGGTCTTGAATGGGATCAAGTTTTAATAGGTGAGGATTTTAATTTTAAAGAAGATGATGAATTAAATTTAATTTATGTTGCGTGTACAAGAGCAAAAAATATTCTAAAATTATCTGAAAAGTTTATAAAAAATATAAGTGTATAA
- a CDS encoding restriction endonuclease — MYFFIFLIIFGFVIIYYINYKKTNRSKETIESDNKETNDISTIERESEVITSKPSLSPQIETKVNKVKQDFNPYKHASVISKAEAELQRFRKMYFDDRKKASFIMFELKKLNGLVFEEMVLTCLKEAGFRIWRSPSHTGDGGIDGMVFINETKILLQSKCWSRYIDNQDVLDFSNAVIKRKAQFGYFVHTGKTGKMSYKNIGKNTHFISGAKLLHLILQPSTSEFEGKSFLIPELKMLLNTAPVTL; from the coding sequence ATGTATTTCTTTATTTTTTTAATTATTTTTGGGTTTGTAATTATATATTATATCAATTATAAGAAAACAAATAGAAGTAAAGAGACGATTGAATCTGATAATAAAGAAACTAATGATATCTCTACTATTGAGAGGGAAAGTGAAGTTATAACTTCAAAGCCTTCATTAAGTCCGCAAATTGAGACAAAAGTAAATAAAGTAAAACAAGATTTTAATCCTTATAAGCACGCTAGCGTTATTTCGAAAGCGGAGGCAGAACTGCAAAGGTTTAGGAAAATGTATTTTGATGACCGCAAAAAGGCATCGTTTATTATGTTTGAGCTTAAAAAGTTAAATGGACTCGTGTTTGAAGAGATGGTTTTGACTTGTTTAAAGGAAGCAGGTTTTAGAATATGGCGAAGTCCTAGTCACACGGGGGATGGGGGAATAGATGGCATGGTCTTTATAAACGAAACAAAAATATTGCTCCAATCAAAATGCTGGAGCAGATATATAGATAATCAAGATGTATTAGATTTTTCTAATGCAGTGATTAAACGAAAGGCTCAGTTTGGGTATTTCGTTCATACAGGTAAAACTGGCAAAATGAGCTATAAAAATATTGGAAAAAATACTCATTTCATATCAGGAGCTAAGCTTTTGCATCTGATACTTCAGCCAAGTACTTCTGAGTTCGAAGGAAAGAGTTTTTTGATACCAGAATTGAAAATGCTATTGAATACTGCTCCAGTTACTCTCTAA
- a CDS encoding ParM/StbA family protein produces the protein MEEMILVVDSGSSFMKAIFNKTLETYVEHSLVAKLLPNSKQKERIWATGDDGLEAWYVAGKKARIQLSDLQEEADIKQDFHGSNRQLIQIMYAMQKLDIPEKINTLVLTIPYSMYFEDDPSLKKLSDRKIYRWKDSFGNDRKVEIDHVIVIPQGTPAQKYFEYKFGNLPNEVISVDVGSSTTDVICLIKDPDTGEYDYRESQCKSFKDKCCINYFVSIIIDKIQNRVHGKLNTDFLSIIDKINRKEFYIQYESTVINFEQEYLKAKEEFTEILSDTLSQDLGKTWISAEKVLLNGGGESFLVDHKWNCKGRTVRLGMFANLVGALLIAQEESSGERVSNDILSKLLDIGSEGNESSKEV, from the coding sequence ATGGAAGAAATGATTTTAGTCGTAGATTCTGGGTCTAGTTTTATGAAAGCAATATTCAATAAAACGCTTGAAACGTATGTAGAACATTCGCTTGTAGCAAAATTGTTACCAAACTCGAAACAAAAAGAACGTATCTGGGCAACTGGAGATGATGGACTTGAAGCCTGGTATGTAGCTGGAAAAAAAGCACGTATCCAGCTTTCAGATCTCCAAGAAGAAGCAGATATAAAACAAGATTTTCATGGTTCTAACCGTCAACTCATACAAATCATGTATGCTATGCAGAAATTAGATATACCCGAAAAAATTAATACCCTCGTGCTAACAATTCCCTATTCAATGTATTTTGAAGACGATCCTTCACTAAAAAAATTATCTGATCGCAAAATTTATCGCTGGAAAGACTCCTTTGGAAATGATCGCAAAGTTGAAATCGATCACGTGATTGTCATTCCACAAGGAACTCCTGCACAGAAATATTTTGAATACAAATTTGGAAATTTACCGAATGAAGTGATTTCAGTCGATGTTGGATCTTCTACCACAGATGTTATTTGTCTTATTAAAGATCCAGACACAGGTGAATATGATTATCGCGAGTCACAATGCAAATCGTTTAAAGATAAATGCTGTATCAATTATTTTGTTTCTATAATCATTGATAAGATTCAAAACAGAGTCCACGGAAAGTTAAATACAGACTTTCTTTCAATAATTGACAAGATAAATCGCAAAGAGTTTTACATTCAATACGAAAGCACTGTGATTAATTTCGAGCAAGAATACCTTAAAGCAAAGGAAGAATTTACAGAAATTCTCTCAGATACGCTCTCTCAGGATCTTGGAAAAACTTGGATTTCTGCTGAGAAAGTACTCCTAAATGGAGGTGGAGAGTCATTTCTTGTGGACCATAAATGGAACTGCAAAGGACGTACAGTTAGACTTGGAATGTTTGCAAATCTTGTCGGAGCGTTATTAATAGCGCAGGAAGAATCATCAGGTGAAAGAGTCAGTAACGATATTTTATCGAAGCTCCTTGACATAGGTAGTGAAGGGAATGAATCCTCAAAGGAAGTGTAG